A genomic segment from Dendropsophus ebraccatus isolate aDenEbr1 chromosome 7, aDenEbr1.pat, whole genome shotgun sequence encodes:
- the LOC138796667 gene encoding uncharacterized protein isoform X1 encodes MEAGLIPSPPVIPVLCHLLARHIKHMYAEEMLLLPVLLLTGIGLVIAEDPINITGHLGLPLHLPIGEAYRSQASYRFDLSSSSSRIGSYDDGIQGLNGYNGRLSYNKENGTITLDRLTEGDGITFNVTLQRSINNQLRSQILHYLININEEEAETQAEHSIKNVTSSSTDGVLTFVSFCLSLDSPVNTIALLVCWLIQGKYNNLDGDSMDLAGHVNSCFTIAFQVFSIVFMSIGNAYGWLLLLVPISLLVHILKHFEQLPERVLNALQIVNNMDAGCKTMWKTILLLIQILFAVFVGLLYNTFDQILELEPSRIGFLCLSVILSAALKLGVFFSIFRFPFSQVSSDETKSSSGYT; translated from the exons ATGGAGGCTGGTCtaatcccctcccctcctgtcatACCGGTATTGTGCCATCTACTGGCCCGGCACATCAAACACATGTATGCTGAGgagatgctgctgctgccagtGCTGCTCCTGACGGGGATCG GTCTTGTTATAGCCGAGGACCCCATAAATATAACTGGACACCTGGGCCTCCCCCTGCACCTTCCTATAGGTGAGGCCTACCGGTCCCAGGCTTCCTATAGATTCGACCTCAGTTCCAGCAGCAGTCGGATCGGCTCCTATGATGACGGAATACAGGGGCTGAATGGATACAATGGCCGCCTGTCATATAATAAGGAGAACGGCACCATCACCCTGGACAGGCTGACCGAGGGGGACGGGATCACATTCAATGTCACCTTGCAAAGGAGCATCAACAACCAACTAAGGTCACAGATCCTACATTACCTGATCAACATCAATG AAGAAGAGGCGGAAACACAAGCAG AGCATTCCATAAAAAACGTGACCTCGTCCTCTACTGATGGCGTCCTCACATTTGTCTCATTCTGCCTatcgctggactctcctgttAACACCATAGCCTTATTGGTGTGTTGGCTAATACAAG GAAAGTATAACAATCTGGATGGAGACTCCATGGATTTGGCCGGTCACGTCAACTCTTGTTTCACCATCGcatttcaagtcttcagtatcgTCTTCATGTCAATTG GAAACGCTTATGGTTGGCTCCTTCTGTTGGTTCCTATCAGTCTCTTGGTCCACATACTGAAACACTTTG AGCAGCTACCTGAACGTGTTCTAAATGCTCTTCAGATTG TGAACAACATGGATGCCGGATGTAAGACGATGTGGAAGACCATCCTATTGCTCATCCAGATCTTGTTTGCAGTCTTTGTAGGACTCCTGTACAATACGTTCG ATCAAATCCTGGAACTAGAACCGTCCCGGATTGGTTTTCTGTGCCTTTCAGTCATCCTTTCTGCTGCTTTAAAACTGGGAGTCTTCTTTAGTATTTTTA GATTCCCGTTTTCACAAGTTTCCTCAGATGAAACCAAGTCCTCATCTGGTTACACTTAA
- the LOC138796667 gene encoding uncharacterized protein isoform X2 produces the protein MEAGLIPSPPVIPVLCHLLARHIKHMYAEEMLLLPVLLLTGIGLVIAEDPINITGHLGLPLHLPIGEAYRSQASYRFDLSSSSSRIGSYDDGIQGLNGYNGRLSYNKENGTITLDRLTEGDGITFNVTLQRSINNQLRSQILHYLININEHSIKNVTSSSTDGVLTFVSFCLSLDSPVNTIALLVCWLIQGKYNNLDGDSMDLAGHVNSCFTIAFQVFSIVFMSIGNAYGWLLLLVPISLLVHILKHFEQLPERVLNALQIVNNMDAGCKTMWKTILLLIQILFAVFVGLLYNTFDQILELEPSRIGFLCLSVILSAALKLGVFFSIFRFPFSQVSSDETKSSSGYT, from the exons ATGGAGGCTGGTCtaatcccctcccctcctgtcatACCGGTATTGTGCCATCTACTGGCCCGGCACATCAAACACATGTATGCTGAGgagatgctgctgctgccagtGCTGCTCCTGACGGGGATCG GTCTTGTTATAGCCGAGGACCCCATAAATATAACTGGACACCTGGGCCTCCCCCTGCACCTTCCTATAGGTGAGGCCTACCGGTCCCAGGCTTCCTATAGATTCGACCTCAGTTCCAGCAGCAGTCGGATCGGCTCCTATGATGACGGAATACAGGGGCTGAATGGATACAATGGCCGCCTGTCATATAATAAGGAGAACGGCACCATCACCCTGGACAGGCTGACCGAGGGGGACGGGATCACATTCAATGTCACCTTGCAAAGGAGCATCAACAACCAACTAAGGTCACAGATCCTACATTACCTGATCAACATCAATG AGCATTCCATAAAAAACGTGACCTCGTCCTCTACTGATGGCGTCCTCACATTTGTCTCATTCTGCCTatcgctggactctcctgttAACACCATAGCCTTATTGGTGTGTTGGCTAATACAAG GAAAGTATAACAATCTGGATGGAGACTCCATGGATTTGGCCGGTCACGTCAACTCTTGTTTCACCATCGcatttcaagtcttcagtatcgTCTTCATGTCAATTG GAAACGCTTATGGTTGGCTCCTTCTGTTGGTTCCTATCAGTCTCTTGGTCCACATACTGAAACACTTTG AGCAGCTACCTGAACGTGTTCTAAATGCTCTTCAGATTG TGAACAACATGGATGCCGGATGTAAGACGATGTGGAAGACCATCCTATTGCTCATCCAGATCTTGTTTGCAGTCTTTGTAGGACTCCTGTACAATACGTTCG ATCAAATCCTGGAACTAGAACCGTCCCGGATTGGTTTTCTGTGCCTTTCAGTCATCCTTTCTGCTGCTTTAAAACTGGGAGTCTTCTTTAGTATTTTTA GATTCCCGTTTTCACAAGTTTCCTCAGATGAAACCAAGTCCTCATCTGGTTACACTTAA